CTGTTCGCTGTCGCGCGGGGCCAGGGCCTTGAGGAGTACGGCGGGGTCGGCGCCGTACGCCTCCTCGCGCGTCGCCTGCCCGAGCCCGGCCGTCACCAGAACCGGCACCTCGGCCGCGACGGCGGCCTGGCGCAGCGACTGGAGTGCGGTACGGGTGATCGGGCCGGTCAGCGGGTCCACGAACAGTGCCGCGGGGAAGGCGGCGATCTGCGCGTCGACCTCCTCGCGGGAGTGCACGATCACCGGACGGTAGCCGCGGTCGCTCAGGGCCTGCTGGGTGGAGACGTCGGGGGCGGGCCAGACCAGCAGCCGGCGCGGGTTGTCCAGCGGCTCGGGGGGCAGTTCGTCGTCGACGGGCCGGGGCTGGGGGCGGTTGGCGACCTCGACCGCGCCGCCGGGCCCGTCCAGCGGCTGAGGTCCTTCGGCGCCGTCGTCCGGGGCCCCTATGGCGTAGGCGCGGCCCTCGGAGTGGGGGCCGTGGCCGAGTGAGCCGCCCTGGCCGCCGTGGGAAGGACCGGACGGGCCGGACGGACCGTTGGGGGGTGCGGGGGCGGTGCCACCGGGGGCGGGCGCGGAGCCCGTACCCGCTCCGGCGCGACCGTCGGCGCGTACGCCGGTACGGGCATCGGCGTGCGCCTCGGACCTGGTGTCGGGGGTGGCGTCGTCCGGCTCCTGCGGTGCGGACAGCCTGCGCCGGCGGCCCGCGCCGAGCGTCTGGTTCTGCTGCTTGGTGATCTGCTGCGAGAAGGGCACGCCCTGCCCGAGCGTCCGGACACTGAACGCCCGTCCCTGCGTGGAGTCCGCCGGAACCGGCTCCTCCTCCGGCATCGGCTGGGCCGGGGGCAGCGGCTGCGCCACGCGGGCCTCGCCCGGCCCGCTCCCGGCGGCCGTACCGGCGACACCGGCCGCACCTTCCGCACCGGCCGTCTCCGGGGCGGAGCCTCCGCCGTCCTGGGCGTGCTCCGGCGCGTTCGCGTGTCCGCCCGCATGGGCGGCGTGGGCGTGCGGGTTCGCGTGTCCGTTCTCGGCCTGCGGTACGGCTCCGGGCACCGGCCACGACGGCTGGGCACCGGGAGTGCCGACCACTCCGGTCGCGTCCGGCATCACGCCGACCGCCGAGGCCGTCGGCATGGCGGGCGCCCAGCTGTTGGGGTCCACGGGGGCGGAGGGGGCGGGCATGCCGCCCGGGGCCTCCGGCGTGAGCGCCCGGCGCGGGGGACCGGCGTGCGCCGGAGCGCTCGTACCGGCACGGCGCTGGTCCGTCGCCGGTGCCGTGATCGGATGCGGCTTCAGCGGGGTGTGATCCGCGTGAGGGTCCGACCGTACGGACTCGTGCCGCTCCGCCGGTGAGGTGCCCTGCCCGCCCGGTCCGCCCCGGGGGCCGGGCACCGGAGCGCGGTCGGCGTCGGCGGGCGGGAGCGCGAACTGTGCGCGGGCGGGCGCGGCCTCACCGGCGGGCGCCTGCGCGGGCGCGGGCCGCTGCTGAGTAGGCGCCAGCGCACGCCGGGGCCGGCGAACGGCCGGTTGCCCTTGGGCGGGCACGGGGTGCCCCGCCTGCGGAGGCACCGGGGCCTGCGGGGCGGTGCCCGCCGAGGAGGGTCCGGAGGGCAGGGCCGGGAGGGCGTTCTGGCCGCCGTGCCGGGCCCGGCGGCCCGTACCGGCCGCCTGCTGCGCGGGGTGCGGTACGCCGCCGGGCGGCACCGCCTGGCCGAGCGCCGCGCGCCCGGTCGGGTGCGCGCCCTCGGCGGCCGTCACGACCGACCCCTCGGAAGGAACGGGCGCGACGGCGGGGGTGTTCCGGGACACGGGAGGCACCTGGGACGTGGGAGGCACAGGGGACGCGGGGGCCACCGGGGAGCCGGCCACCGCGAGTTCGGCGCCCGGTCCGGCCCCGGCTCCGGCCGCGCTCTCCGCCGGACTGGGCCGGCCGCGCCTGCGGCCCGTACCCCCGCCGGGAACACCTCCGCCGATGCTCTCGCCCGGAACCGAGCCCGCAACCGCACCCGAAGCCGAGCCCGCAATCGCACCCGAAGCCGAGCCCGGTCCCGCGCCCGTAACCGCGTCCGAACCCTGGTCCGTGCCGGATCCGTCGGAACCGCCGTTCCCTGGAGCCGCCTCCGGCCTGGCCCGCCGCCGCCCCGTCGGCTCCGCGGGCTCCTCACCCGGAGCCCCCAGGAACGCGTCCGTGGACGACCGCCGCGCCCGCCGCCGCCCGCCGCCAGGCCGGCCGGAATCGCCGGCCGCCTCGGCCACCGGCTCCTGCTGCGCGGGCGCCTGACCCTCCTCGGGCGCGGGCGGATGGAACGTGCCCGACCCCTCCCCGAGCGGTACTTCGAGCACGTACGCGCTGCCGCCCATGCCCGGCATCTCGTGCGTCTGCAACACGCCGCCGTGCGCCCGTACGATCCCGCGCACGATCGGCTCGTGCACCGGATCGCCGCCCGCGAACGGCCCGCGCACCTCGATCCGTACGACATCCCCGCGCTGCGCCGCCGCGACCACGATCGTGGAATCCACGTATCCGCCGCCCGCGACCACCCGCGTCCGGCCCGTCGAGTCGACCCCCGCCACGTCCGCCGTGAGGTGCGCGAGCGCCGTCGCCAGCCGTACCGGGTCGACCTCCGCCTCGATCGGCGGCGCGTGCACCGCGAACTGCGCCCGGCCCGGACCGATCAGCTCGATCGCGCCCTCGACACCGGCGGCAACGACCCCGTCGAGCAGCACCTTGACCTTGGTCAGCGACTCCAGGCCCTCGTCGAGCCGCTGGTAGCCGAGGACGTTGTCCACCAGCGTCGTCATCCGCGCGTAGCCCGCCGCGAGATGGTGCAGCATCTGGTTGGCCTCGGGCCACAGTTGCCCGGCCGGGTCGGCGGCGAGCGTCGACAGCTCACCGCGCAGCTCCTCCAGCGGGCCGCGCAGCGCGCCGCCCAGCACGGCCGTCAGCTGGTGATGACGGCGGGCCGTGTCGTCGTACCGCTCCGCCAGCTCCTCGATCTCGGCCGCGTAACGGTCACTGCGGTCCGCGAGTTCGGCGGTGTGCCGCTCGACGGCCTCGGCCAGCTCCGCCTCATGGCGTTCGACGGTCTCGGTCATCTGCGCCTCGTGACGCTCGACCGCCTCCTTGAGCTCCGCCGCGTGCCGCGCTGCGGTCTGCTGGGCCTCGCTGGTGTGCGCCTCGACCAGTTCCTCGTAAGGCCGCCGGTCGGTGAACGTCATCACCGCGCCGACCAGCTGCTCCCCGTCCCGTACGGGCGCGGTGGTCAGGTCGACGGGAACCTGCTTGCCGTTCTTGGCCCACAGCACCTGCCCGCGCACCCGGTGCTTGCGGCCCGACCTGAGGGTGTCGGCGAGGGGCGACTCGTCGTACGGGAACGGCTCGCCGTCCGCGCGCGAGTGCAGGATCAGCGGGTGCAGCTCCCGGCCGCCGAGATCGGTGGCCCGGAAGCCGAGGATCTGCGCGGCGGCGGGGTTCACGAGAACGACGCGGCCGTCGGTGTCCGTACCGACGACGCCCTCGGCGGCGGCCCGCAGGATCATCTCGGTCTGCCGCTGCGAACGTGCCAGCTCGGCCTCGGTGTCCACGGTCCCGGAGAGATCGCGGACGACGAGCATCAGCAATTCGTCGCCGGTGTAGTTGTGCAGGTCGTTGTACGCCTGCCGGCCGTCCTCCAGATTGGCGCTGGTGACCTCGACGGGGAACTCGGTGCCGTCGGTACGCCGCGCGACCATCCGGGTCGGCTTCGTGAGACCGCGCTCGTCGGCCGCCTCCGGGCGGCGCATCGAACCGGGGATCAGGCGCGGGTCGAACTCCGGCAGGAGATCGAGCAGACCGCGCCCGACCAGGGCCGTACCGGGAGTCTCGAAGGTTTCGAGGGCAATGGTGTTCGCGTTGACGACGGTGCCGTTGCTGTTGACGAGCACCAGCCCGTCGGGAAGCGCGTCAAGTATCGCCGCGAGGCGAGCAGCGCCTCGGGATGGCCTGCTGCTCACGACGACGCTTCCTCCCTGACCCACTGCACCTTGCGGACGGCCGGTCCCATCTTGCCCCTCGGATTCTCAGCCTGTCACTGAAGGGAGTCTAAGGGCTGGGAGCGGGGGCGGAGCAGCGGATGAGGGGGAGCTCTCACCAAGGTTGTGTACGAAGGCGGTACGCACCCCCCTGCGCACCGCGCGTGCCCCGCCCACGCCCGGCGCGCGCGCCGGGCGGCCCGCGCGTATGCCCGCTGCCCGCGCCCTGCGCTCCGGGCCCCGCGTCCCGGCGCGGTCGTGAGGACAGGGGCGGGGCGTACGCGGGCCCAGCCCCGGCCGCAGGCGTGCGCGGATCCAGCCCCAGTCACGGGCGTGCGCGGATCCAGCCCCAGGGACGGCGGGGTGTACGGGAACTCAGCCCCGGGCGGACGGGAGCACGGGGACGAGGTTCTGCCAGCGGGAGATCTCGCAGCCGTTCTTATGGCTGAAGGTCGCGTCGATGTTCCGCCCCTGCCACGTTCCGGTGATCCGGGCGGTCGCGGGCCCGCCCATCTGCATGGTGCACATCTGGCCCTCGGGCACCGGCGCGAAGGGGTCCCCGC
Above is a window of Streptomyces sp. NBC_01498 DNA encoding:
- a CDS encoding response regulator, with the protein product MSSRPSRGAARLAAILDALPDGLVLVNSNGTVVNANTIALETFETPGTALVGRGLLDLLPEFDPRLIPGSMRRPEAADERGLTKPTRMVARRTDGTEFPVEVTSANLEDGRQAYNDLHNYTGDELLMLVVRDLSGTVDTEAELARSQRQTEMILRAAAEGVVGTDTDGRVVLVNPAAAQILGFRATDLGGRELHPLILHSRADGEPFPYDESPLADTLRSGRKHRVRGQVLWAKNGKQVPVDLTTAPVRDGEQLVGAVMTFTDRRPYEELVEAHTSEAQQTAARHAAELKEAVERHEAQMTETVERHEAELAEAVERHTAELADRSDRYAAEIEELAERYDDTARRHHQLTAVLGGALRGPLEELRGELSTLAADPAGQLWPEANQMLHHLAAGYARMTTLVDNVLGYQRLDEGLESLTKVKVLLDGVVAAGVEGAIELIGPGRAQFAVHAPPIEAEVDPVRLATALAHLTADVAGVDSTGRTRVVAGGGYVDSTIVVAAAQRGDVVRIEVRGPFAGGDPVHEPIVRGIVRAHGGVLQTHEMPGMGGSAYVLEVPLGEGSGTFHPPAPEEGQAPAQQEPVAEAAGDSGRPGGGRRRARRSSTDAFLGAPGEEPAEPTGRRRARPEAAPGNGGSDGSGTDQGSDAVTGAGPGSASGAIAGSASGAVAGSVPGESIGGGVPGGGTGRRRGRPSPAESAAGAGAGPGAELAVAGSPVAPASPVPPTSQVPPVSRNTPAVAPVPSEGSVVTAAEGAHPTGRAALGQAVPPGGVPHPAQQAAGTGRRARHGGQNALPALPSGPSSAGTAPQAPVPPQAGHPVPAQGQPAVRRPRRALAPTQQRPAPAQAPAGEAAPARAQFALPPADADRAPVPGPRGGPGGQGTSPAERHESVRSDPHADHTPLKPHPITAPATDQRRAGTSAPAHAGPPRRALTPEAPGGMPAPSAPVDPNSWAPAMPTASAVGVMPDATGVVGTPGAQPSWPVPGAVPQAENGHANPHAHAAHAGGHANAPEHAQDGGGSAPETAGAEGAAGVAGTAAGSGPGEARVAQPLPPAQPMPEEEPVPADSTQGRAFSVRTLGQGVPFSQQITKQQNQTLGAGRRRRLSAPQEPDDATPDTRSEAHADARTGVRADGRAGAGTGSAPAPGGTAPAPPNGPSGPSGPSHGGQGGSLGHGPHSEGRAYAIGAPDDGAEGPQPLDGPGGAVEVANRPQPRPVDDELPPEPLDNPRRLLVWPAPDVSTQQALSDRGYRPVIVHSREEVDAQIAAFPAALFVDPLTGPITRTALQSLRQAAVAAEVPVLVTAGLGQATREEAYGADPAVLLKALAPRDSEQHPSRVLLIEESEEIALALTATLERRGMQVARAGTDSDAVTLASQMRPNLVVMDLMQVRRRRAGIIDWLRANGQLNRTPLVVYTSTGIDRAELPQLSSGETVLFLAERSTSEDVQARIVELLAKIGTN